The following are encoded in a window of Kitasatospora fiedleri genomic DNA:
- a CDS encoding phosphatase PAP2 family protein codes for MRRRRAGVAADALREAGTLLALFALWQVVGHLSLVGTGHALERAEWIHRTEGEFGLPDEASWQRAVVGHPWLVQGANYYYATMHFGVMLVVLLWLFLRHRARYAWVRTTVVATTAVCLLIQFIPVAPPRMLPGSGFVDLAEQYGQSVYGSAVAGVVADQLSAMPSVHVAWCVIAAVAVVSVARGPWRWLMVLHPVVTVWVVVVTANHFWADGLVAVVILLTVYLVQAAVSGWRQKEEDEPQAAAAGPGEREPSAAR; via the coding sequence GTGCGGCGGCGTCGGGCGGGGGTGGCGGCGGACGCGCTGCGGGAGGCGGGGACGCTGCTGGCGTTGTTCGCGCTGTGGCAGGTGGTGGGGCACCTGTCGTTGGTGGGCACCGGCCACGCGTTGGAGCGGGCGGAGTGGATCCACCGGACGGAGGGGGAGTTCGGGCTGCCGGACGAGGCGTCGTGGCAGCGGGCGGTGGTGGGGCATCCGTGGCTGGTGCAGGGGGCGAACTACTACTACGCGACGATGCACTTCGGCGTGATGCTGGTGGTGTTGCTCTGGCTGTTCCTGCGGCACCGGGCGCGGTACGCGTGGGTGCGGACCACGGTGGTGGCGACCACGGCGGTGTGCCTGCTGATCCAGTTCATCCCGGTGGCGCCGCCGCGGATGCTGCCGGGCAGCGGGTTCGTCGACCTGGCTGAGCAGTACGGGCAGTCGGTGTACGGCAGCGCGGTCGCGGGGGTGGTGGCGGACCAACTGTCGGCGATGCCCTCGGTGCACGTGGCGTGGTGCGTGATCGCGGCGGTGGCGGTGGTCTCGGTGGCGCGCGGGCCGTGGCGGTGGCTGATGGTGCTGCACCCGGTGGTGACGGTGTGGGTGGTCGTGGTGACGGCGAACCACTTCTGGGCGGACGGACTGGTGGCGGTGGTGATCCTGCTGACCGTGTACCTGGTGCAGGCGGCGGTGTCGGGGTGGCGCCAGAAGGAGGAGGACGAGCCGCAGGCCGCGGCGGCGGGGCCGGGGGAGCGGGAGCCCAGCGCGGCCCGGTAG
- a CDS encoding winged helix-turn-helix domain-containing protein, producing MGTESLAACRFALSPLVETVAAVGILAEIRPEPWRRGWLATHQPAFRAHLAATRQPAPRPSARQAADWPGELRLPVPDPDADPRLLDLTDTGLPPDLTELLDWTWQHVVRPEWPARLRAFRADLTARRERAERHGWPAALPHPGPQHRWLPDGRLRLTAPDLPPPPHPSPELLLVPTSARHGWLCPDESRNRLALVYPTSAAPVPGPRTPPASLGRLLGSARAELLAGLDRPRDTTQLAALTGLGPAAVDDHLTVLLDARLIAGTTTGRYYRTALAEALLSAQPG from the coding sequence GTGGGCACGGAGTCCCTCGCCGCATGCCGTTTCGCGCTCTCACCCCTGGTCGAGACGGTCGCCGCGGTCGGCATCCTCGCCGAGATCCGCCCCGAGCCGTGGCGCCGCGGCTGGCTCGCCACCCACCAACCCGCCTTCCGGGCCCACCTCGCGGCCACCCGGCAGCCCGCCCCCCGGCCCAGCGCCCGCCAAGCCGCCGACTGGCCCGGCGAACTGCGCCTGCCCGTCCCCGACCCGGACGCCGACCCCCGGCTGCTCGACCTCACCGACACCGGCCTGCCGCCGGACCTCACCGAACTCCTCGACTGGACGTGGCAGCACGTCGTCCGCCCCGAATGGCCCGCCCGCCTGCGCGCCTTCCGCGCCGACCTCACCGCCCGCCGCGAACGCGCCGAACGCCACGGCTGGCCCGCCGCCCTCCCCCACCCCGGCCCGCAGCACCGCTGGCTCCCCGACGGCCGCCTGCGCCTCACCGCCCCCGACCTCCCGCCGCCCCCGCACCCTTCCCCCGAGCTACTGCTCGTCCCCACCAGCGCCCGCCACGGCTGGCTCTGCCCGGACGAGTCGCGCAACCGGCTCGCCCTCGTCTACCCGACCTCGGCCGCCCCCGTCCCCGGCCCGCGCACCCCACCCGCCAGCCTGGGCCGCCTGCTCGGCAGCGCCCGCGCCGAACTCCTGGCCGGCCTCGACCGCCCGCGCGACACCACCCAGCTGGCCGCCCTCACCGGCCTCGGCCCGGCCGCCGTCGACGACCACCTCACCGTCCTGCTCGACGCCCGCCTGATCGCCGGCACCACCACCGGCCGCTACTACCGCACCGCCCTCGCCGAGGCCCTGCTCTCCGCCCAACCCGGCTGA